In Acropora muricata isolate sample 2 chromosome 11, ASM3666990v1, whole genome shotgun sequence, one DNA window encodes the following:
- the LOC136889734 gene encoding uncharacterized protein, whose amino-acid sequence MSSREFQVEREEHANTVFHESPCAMSQPQESPRSSRSNSLKPQSQVFLFPSRPKRRTLSLPSKPIIPPHIIIQGCHNNNDTQSEEEEKERSEVKKENMAWYTPLVGLSCSLVVYFLACALTYYSSR is encoded by the exons ATGTCATCGAGAGAATTTCAAGTGGAACGAGAAGAACATGCCAAT ACCGTATTTCATGAGTCACCCTGTGCTATGTCTCAGCCGCAAGAAAGTCCTCGCTCTTCTCGTTCCAATTCCCTCAAACCACAGAGCCAGGTCTTCCTTTTCCCATCGCGGCCGAAACGTCGCACCCTGAGCCTGCCTTCCAAGCCAATCATACCACCGCATATTATCATACAAGGTTGTCATAACAACAACGACACCCAAAGCGAAGAGGAGGAAAAAGAAAGGAGTGaagtgaaaaaggaaaacatgg CCTGGTACACACCTTTGGTCGGATTATCATGTAGTCTTGTGGTATATTTCTTGGCATGCGCGTTGACATATTATTCGTCAAGATGA